A single window of Gemmatimonadota bacterium DNA harbors:
- a CDS encoding bifunctional response regulator/alkaline phosphatase family protein, with the protein MNQTQEAKQILWADDEIDLLRPHQIFLKDRGYDITPVTNGDDAIAMVQRRGFDAVLLDEMMAGRDGLSTLAAIKDINPHIPVIMITKNEEERLMEQAIGQRIDDYLTKPVNPSQILLACKKLLDARQIQKDRMGLDYAAASNRLREALVLADSWRDWINLHVRLSEWDLELDRFYDPGLRTMHDDLRRACNLAFGKFVEDNYSQWVQDEEDSPTLSVDIVSEFVAPCMQDGQQVFFVVVDCMRLDHWFAILPLLSDIFDIEQHYHYSILPTATPYSRNAIFSGLFPIDLAGMYPDEWQVARDDDMSRNRHEHQLLDQQLAEIDPELDLDTRYVKILDITEGNRLAKKVHSYRSFPLMAVVVNFLDMLTHGRSESELLQEMAPNESAYRSLTRSWFSHSSLFEMLRKLSETDSTVVLTTDHGCMLSTRASLAYGNRDTSTGIRFKYGKNLRCDNRHAMHIRDPEAFGLPSIGQGTNYIMCREDYFFVYPTNFNEYQAKYANSFQHGGISLEECILPVAIMRGK; encoded by the coding sequence GTGAATCAAACGCAAGAAGCCAAGCAGATTTTGTGGGCAGATGACGAGATTGATTTGTTGCGACCCCATCAAATTTTTCTCAAGGATCGAGGGTATGATATAACCCCTGTGACCAATGGCGACGATGCTATTGCCATGGTACAGAGACGCGGATTTGATGCGGTATTGCTCGATGAGATGATGGCTGGACGAGATGGGTTGTCAACCCTGGCGGCGATTAAGGATATCAATCCGCATATTCCGGTTATTATGATTACGAAAAACGAAGAAGAACGGTTGATGGAACAGGCTATTGGACAGCGGATTGACGACTATTTGACCAAGCCCGTGAATCCGAGTCAGATTTTGCTGGCGTGTAAAAAATTGCTCGATGCACGTCAAATTCAAAAAGACCGCATGGGGCTGGACTATGCCGCTGCATCCAACAGATTGCGCGAAGCCCTCGTACTGGCCGATTCATGGCGAGATTGGATCAATCTTCACGTTCGCCTGTCTGAGTGGGATTTGGAATTGGATCGCTTTTACGATCCGGGCTTGCGCACGATGCACGACGATTTGCGCCGCGCCTGCAATTTGGCGTTTGGCAAGTTTGTCGAGGATAATTATAGCCAGTGGGTGCAAGACGAAGAGGATTCGCCCACGCTTTCTGTAGATATTGTATCCGAATTTGTCGCGCCCTGTATGCAAGATGGGCAACAGGTGTTTTTTGTGGTGGTCGATTGTATGCGATTGGATCACTGGTTTGCCATTTTGCCGTTGTTGTCCGATATTTTTGATATTGAGCAACACTACCACTATTCTATTTTGCCCACTGCGACGCCGTATTCCCGCAATGCTATTTTCAGCGGCCTTTTTCCCATTGATCTCGCGGGGATGTATCCCGATGAGTGGCAAGTCGCGCGTGACGACGACATGAGTCGCAACCGACACGAGCACCAATTGCTCGATCAACAACTCGCAGAAATTGACCCCGAATTGGATCTGGATACGCGCTACGTCAAAATACTGGATATTACAGAGGGCAACCGGCTGGCGAAGAAGGTGCATTCTTATCGGTCTTTTCCGCTTATGGCAGTTGTGGTCAATTTTCTGGATATGCTCACGCACGGCCGTTCCGAATCCGAATTGTTACAGGAAATGGCGCCCAATGAGTCTGCTTATCGGTCTTTGACGCGGTCGTGGTTCTCGCATTCTTCTCTTTTTGAGATGTTGCGCAAGCTGTCCGAGACCGACTCGACAGTGGTGCTGACGACAGACCACGGCTGTATGCTGAGTACGCGGGCTTCTCTGGCTTATGGCAATCGGGATACTTCGACTGGGATTCGCTTTAAATACGGCAAAAATTTGCGATGCGATAACCGCCACGCGATGCATATTCGAGATCCCGAGGCTTTTGGTTTGCCAAGTATAGGACAGGGGACTAATTACATTATGTGTCGAGAAGATTACTTTTTTGTGTATCCCACCAATTTCAACGAGTATCAGGCCAAATACGCGAATAGTTTTCAACACGGGGGGATTTCTCTCGAAGAGTGTATTTTGCCGGTTGCCATTATGCGCGGGAAATGA
- the tsaE gene encoding tRNA (adenosine(37)-N6)-threonylcarbamoyltransferase complex ATPase subunit type 1 TsaE, with amino-acid sequence MSDRTITQVSSSPDQTHGFGRDLAARLEPGDCVALTGDLGSGKTCFVQGVCAGLNVTDYVTSPTFVIVNEYAGFSPDGKPMPVYHFDLYRLGSPDELYEIGCDDLFYGEGVCLIEWADLGGDLIPDHAIDVHFAHAGEMVRNLTIES; translated from the coding sequence ATGTCAGATAGGACGATTACACAGGTATCTTCGTCACCCGATCAAACACATGGGTTTGGACGCGATCTCGCAGCGAGGCTCGAGCCAGGCGACTGCGTTGCGCTTACAGGAGATTTGGGTAGCGGGAAGACCTGTTTTGTACAGGGTGTTTGCGCGGGCTTGAATGTGACCGATTATGTGACGAGTCCGACTTTTGTCATCGTCAATGAATACGCGGGGTTTTCGCCCGATGGAAAGCCGATGCCGGTGTATCACTTTGATCTCTATCGGTTGGGCAGTCCCGATGAACTCTATGAGATTGGGTGTGACGATTTGTTTTACGGCGAGGGTGTGTGTTTGATTGAGTGGGCAGATTTGGGGGGTGATTTGATTCCCGACCATGCCATTGATGTGCATTTTGCCCATGCGGGGGAGATGGTTCGGAATCTGACGATTGAATCGTAG
- a CDS encoding GNAT family N-acetyltransferase, with the protein MIEIRRGRRQDAPYIVDFQIRMAKEAEDLTLDQPTVEKGVQAIFDDPHKGAYWIAELDGEVAGCLLTVPEWSDWRNGTVLWIHSVYVIPSARRRGVFRMMYENLKTRVEQSADLRGLRLYVERENERAQKTYNAMGMDGNHYKMFEWMKEGW; encoded by the coding sequence ATGATCGAGATTCGTCGGGGGCGACGACAGGATGCCCCCTACATCGTGGATTTTCAAATCCGAATGGCAAAAGAAGCGGAAGATCTTACACTGGATCAACCAACCGTTGAAAAAGGCGTACAGGCCATCTTTGACGACCCGCACAAAGGGGCGTATTGGATTGCAGAATTAGACGGAGAAGTAGCTGGCTGCCTGCTCACCGTCCCCGAATGGAGTGACTGGCGCAACGGAACCGTATTGTGGATCCATTCGGTCTATGTAATCCCCAGCGCACGGCGGCGCGGCGTTTTCAGGATGATGTATGAAAACTTAAAAACCAGAGTCGAACAATCCGCCGACCTGCGTGGACTCCGGCTTTATGTCGAACGGGAAAACGAAAGGGCGCAAAAAACTTATAACGCAATGGGGATGGACGGCAACCACTACAAAATGTTTGAGTGGATGAAAGAGGGATGGTAA
- a CDS encoding mannonate dehydratase, protein MYVGTQYFGTSKIEMEFLSRHGVTHFDATVDGMDTDTLTRHREEAAAYGVELEMIHVPPMDSIPMAKDPQRDQDIDLFCQYIENAHKAGLRGLNYNFCVLRAPSGGLVQRTGRRPGRGGTTYSSFVLSEYDNDTLTEVGRVSREEAFERAAYFLERIMPVAEEYKIQLACHLNDPPAPVLNGVEKWNYPVFEGLKRFSELVDSSYHGFNFCCGVAAEGLENPAEELPPIIKYFAERKKIFNVHFRNIRGGLHDFCETWPDEGDVNMYEIVKALHQAGYPYMLMPDHAPRHPDDTAPEGVSSRVTQAWAFQFGYIIALIQAVENESK, encoded by the coding sequence ATGTACGTAGGCACACAGTACTTCGGCACATCAAAAATAGAAATGGAATTTCTATCCCGCCATGGCGTCACCCATTTTGACGCCACAGTTGATGGCATGGATACCGACACCCTCACGCGGCACAGAGAAGAAGCCGCCGCTTACGGAGTCGAACTCGAAATGATTCACGTCCCCCCAATGGACAGCATCCCCATGGCAAAAGACCCGCAACGCGACCAGGACATCGACCTGTTCTGTCAATACATCGAAAACGCGCACAAAGCCGGACTGCGCGGTCTGAACTACAACTTCTGCGTCTTGCGCGCACCTTCCGGCGGCCTTGTACAGCGCACCGGACGCAGGCCGGGTCGCGGCGGCACAACGTACAGCTCCTTTGTCCTATCCGAATACGACAACGACACCCTCACCGAAGTAGGACGCGTAAGCCGAGAAGAAGCTTTTGAACGAGCCGCGTACTTCCTCGAACGCATCATGCCCGTAGCCGAAGAATACAAAATCCAACTGGCGTGCCACCTCAACGATCCGCCGGCACCTGTCCTAAACGGCGTGGAAAAGTGGAATTATCCCGTATTTGAAGGCCTGAAGCGATTCAGCGAACTGGTTGACAGCTCCTATCACGGATTCAATTTCTGCTGTGGCGTAGCCGCCGAAGGACTGGAAAACCCGGCCGAAGAACTCCCGCCCATCATCAAATATTTCGCAGAAAGAAAAAAAATCTTCAACGTACACTTCAGAAACATCCGCGGAGGCCTGCACGACTTTTGCGAAACCTGGCCAGATGAAGGCGACGTCAACATGTACGAAATCGTAAAAGCTTTACACCAGGCAGGCTATCCCTACATGCTCATGCCCGACCACGCCCCCCGCCACCCCGACGACACAGCTCCCGAAGGCGTCTCGAGCCGCGTAACCCAGGCGTGGGCATTCCAATTTGGGTACATCATCGCATTGATACAGGCAGTCGAAAACGAGAGTAAATAA
- a CDS encoding aminotransferase class V-fold PLP-dependent enzyme, producing MSDLRPDKLLEYSVVYTDRALNHMSQSFQSVMRDISTTLKKVYRASAVIVVPGSGTFGMEAVARQFATDKKCLVIRNGWFSYRWSQIFEMGDIPSQSTVLKARRTGEDKHAPFAPPPIEEVTETIASEKPDFVFAPHVETASGIILPDEYIRSVADAIHAVGGLLILDCIASGTIWVDMKTCGVDILISAPQKGWSAAACCGLVMLSSPALERIESTTSTSFACDLHKWLQIMEAYEGGGHAYHATMPTDALTVFRNTMKETENYGFEKICAQQRELGDKVRALLTSKGIKSVAAEGFQAPGVVVSYTEDPDIHTGKKFMDAGLQIAAGVPLQCDEPEDFQTFRLGLFGLDKLQNINRTVQKLDDALSQIL from the coding sequence ATGTCAGATTTACGCCCCGATAAACTCCTGGAATACTCCGTCGTCTATACAGACCGCGCACTCAACCACATGTCGCAATCCTTCCAGAGCGTCATGAGAGATATCTCCACCACACTCAAAAAAGTGTATCGCGCCAGCGCGGTCATCGTCGTACCCGGCAGTGGCACATTCGGCATGGAAGCCGTAGCGCGACAATTTGCCACAGACAAAAAATGCCTGGTCATTCGCAATGGATGGTTCAGCTATCGCTGGAGCCAAATCTTCGAAATGGGCGACATCCCATCCCAATCCACAGTCCTCAAAGCGCGGCGCACAGGCGAAGACAAACACGCCCCATTTGCACCGCCACCTATTGAAGAAGTCACAGAAACAATCGCATCGGAAAAACCGGACTTTGTCTTCGCGCCACACGTCGAAACCGCATCCGGGATCATTTTGCCCGACGAATACATCCGTTCCGTAGCAGATGCCATACACGCTGTTGGCGGCCTGCTAATATTGGACTGCATCGCCTCGGGAACAATCTGGGTCGATATGAAAACCTGCGGTGTCGATATCCTGATCAGCGCCCCGCAAAAAGGCTGGAGTGCCGCTGCGTGTTGTGGCCTCGTCATGCTGTCTTCCCCTGCACTGGAAAGAATCGAATCCACAACCAGCACCAGTTTTGCCTGCGACCTGCACAAATGGCTTCAAATTATGGAAGCCTATGAAGGTGGTGGCCATGCGTATCACGCAACCATGCCCACAGACGCCCTCACAGTCTTTCGCAACACAATGAAAGAAACCGAAAATTACGGCTTTGAAAAAATTTGCGCGCAACAACGTGAACTCGGCGACAAAGTGCGGGCACTCCTGACCAGCAAAGGCATAAAAAGCGTAGCCGCAGAGGGATTCCAGGCGCCGGGAGTAGTAGTCAGCTACACCGAAGACCCCGACATACACACCGGCAAAAAATTCATGGACGCGGGCCTTCAAATCGCCGCTGGCGTACCCTTGCAATGCGACGAACCAGAAGATTTTCAAACCTTCCGCCTGGGCCTATTCGGCCTGGACAAACTCCAGAACATCAACCGCACCGTCCAGAAACTCGACGACGCCCTATCCCAAATTCTTTGA
- a CDS encoding class I SAM-dependent methyltransferase has product MNCSLVFVPKIFHLSEKEEKQRYDLHRNNPEDPKYRAFLSRICNPLKARLPKRAHGLDFGCGPGPTLSLMLQAGGHTVDIYDKFYAHNPEVLQREYDFVTATEVVEHLRNPQRELQRLYRLIKPGGILGIMTKLAIDKPAFENWHYKRDPTHICFFSKTTFEWLGNTYKTEIEFIGADVILIHKTGKGHK; this is encoded by the coding sequence ATGAATTGCTCCCTCGTCTTTGTACCCAAAATTTTTCACCTATCGGAAAAAGAGGAAAAACAACGCTACGACCTGCACAGAAATAATCCAGAAGACCCAAAATACAGGGCATTTTTATCGCGAATTTGCAACCCCCTGAAAGCGCGCCTACCCAAACGCGCGCACGGCCTGGATTTTGGATGCGGTCCCGGACCGACATTATCCCTCATGCTTCAAGCAGGCGGACATACCGTCGATATATACGACAAATTTTACGCGCACAACCCCGAAGTCTTACAGCGCGAATACGACTTTGTAACCGCAACAGAAGTCGTCGAACACCTGAGAAATCCCCAACGTGAATTGCAAAGACTATATCGCCTTATCAAACCTGGCGGCATACTCGGCATCATGACCAAACTCGCAATCGACAAACCCGCATTTGAAAACTGGCATTACAAAAGAGACCCAACACACATCTGTTTCTTTTCAAAAACGACATTTGAATGGTTGGGAAACACCTATAAAACAGAAATCGAATTCATCGGAGCCGATGTAATTTTAATTCACAAAACAGGAAAAGGACACAAATGA